A window of the Gossypium hirsutum isolate 1008001.06 chromosome A05, Gossypium_hirsutum_v2.1, whole genome shotgun sequence genome harbors these coding sequences:
- the LOC121229523 gene encoding uncharacterized protein, translating into MAVAAGGATTAGVRLLSVPCTLPAIRTSSFVTTLSFSKLGSFPWRVRSTEPARKKLLVIRAARTESQGVSLGFRAPNFQLPEPLTGKTWTLEDFESYPALLVMFICNHCPFVKHLKKDIAKLSNFYMKKGLAVVAISSNSVATHPQDGPQFMAEDAKLYNYPFPYLYDETQDVARDFGAVCTPEFFLFKKDGRRPFELVYHGQFDDSRPSNSVPVTGRDLSLAIDSVLSGQPVPSVQKPSVGCSIKWHPQKSW; encoded by the exons ATGGCTGTTGCTGCTGGTGGAGCAACCACAGCAGGCGTACGTTTACTTTCAGTTCCATGCACTTTACCGGCTATCAGGACTTCATCATTCGTGACAACGTTGTCTTTCTCCAAGTTGGGTTCTTTTCCATGGCGGGTAAGAAGCACTGAACCCGCAAGGAAGAAGCTTTTAGTTATCCGAGCTGCAAGAACTGAGTCTCAAGGCGTTTCTCTTGGTTTCAGGGCTCCTAATTTCCAG TTGCCAGAGCCTCTGACTGGGAAGACTTGGACTTTGGAAGATTTTGAATCATACCCTGCTTTGTTG GTTATGTTTATATGCAACCACTGCCCATTTGTTAAGCACCTGAAGAAGGATATTGCGAAGCTTTCCAATTTCTATATGAAG AAAGGGCTGGCTGTTGTTGCAATATCTTCGAATTCTGTAGCCACTCACCCACAG GATGGACCCCAATTCATGGCCGAAGATGCTAAGCTATATAATTATCCTTTCCCTTATCTATATGATGAG ACACAAGATGTTGCAAGAGACTTTGGGGCAGTCTGTACACCAGagttttttctatttaaaaag GACGGTAGGAGGCCATTTGAGCTGGTATATCACGGCCAATTTGATGATTCCCGGCCAAGTAATAGTGTTCCTGTTACCGGAAG GGACTTAAGCCTTGCTATAGACAGTGTTCTAAGTGGCCAACCAGTGCCATCAGTTCAGAAACCAAG TGTTGGATGCAGCATAAAGTGGCACCCACAGAAGAGTTGGTAA
- the LOC121229524 gene encoding dof zinc finger protein DOF1.2, translating into MFAISESMLQCAPRPMLAIDRNWKSNAELAPNCPRCASANTKFCYYNNYSLSQPRYFCKGCRRYWTKGGSLRNVPVGGGCRKGRRGKSNRVDKNGAQVSTNYSKNLTSFGTHQEHMMGATTSHGDTGNQQGPATTTGSDIDLAVIFAQFLNQSTSSDQPEIILTQEWPNEGMDPWSCLEQDTNSQNDSSMELPVVHTIPESYNMLQEMPQVEQHLKDNSVEELLESDEINAFGLQNLLADEMVQDVFWSNYAANTPSFECQLQQLESFPVDDQLKISANLRAETWTSFDLSGSELFSKP; encoded by the coding sequence ATGTTCGCAATTAGTGAGAGTATGTTGCAGTGTGCTCCTAGGCCGATGTTGGCCATTGACAGAAACTGGAAATCCAACGCTGAACTTGCTCCCAATTGTCCACGTTGTGCCTCTGCTAACACCAAGTTCTGTTATTACAACAACTACAGCTTGTCCCAGCCGCGGTACTTTTGCAAAGGTTGCCGAAGGTATTGGACCAAAGGTGGTTCCCTTAGGAATGTGCCTGTTGGTGGTGGTTGTCGCAAGGGTCGACGAGGTAAGTCCAACAGGGTCGACAAAAACGGTGCTCAGGTTTCCACGAATTATAGCAAGAATTTAACTAGTTTCGGGACTCACCAGGAGCATATGATGGGTGCCACTACTTCCCATGGAGACACAGGGAACCAACAAGGACCTGCTACTACTACTGGGTCGGATATTGATCTAGCTGttatctttgctcaattcttgaACCAGAGTACAAGTTCAGATCAGCCTGAGATAATTCTTACTCAAGAATGGCCTAATGAAGGGATGGATCCTTGGAGTTGTTTAGAACAAGATACCAACAGCCAAAACGATTCATCCATGGAGTTACCAGTAGTTCATACAATTCCAGAATCTTATAATATGCTCCAAGAAATGCCTCAAGTTGAGCAACATCTAAAAGATAACAGTGTTGAGGAATTGTTGGAAAGTGATGAAATCAATGCGTTCGGGTTGCAAAACTTATTAGCTGATGAAATGGTGCAAGATGTTTTCTGGTCAAATTATGCAGCAAACACCCCAAGCTTTGAATGTCAACTGCAACAGTTGGAGTCGTTTCCAGTTGATGACCAGCTTAAGATTTCTGCAAATTTAAGGGCTGAAACTTGGACTTCCTTTGATCTTTCTGGGTCTGAACTTTTTTCAAAACCTTGA